A single genomic interval of Candidatus Neomarinimicrobiota bacterium harbors:
- a CDS encoding glycosyltransferase: protein MNILVISGDKSHSYKNYTNFFPESTIDVLDQSELTAKILSDQILSYTSGTLLLIDARSQKIEFKKSAAELYEMVAETSEDWSLIYADYEVDDKGVLSDEHLLEHHIGRVRDNTDYGKVWVIDVEKAREALPLAGTTKQHFLYELRLRLSEVGEFVHIANRYAGSPYRIYQAVGDQNVFDYLLASKESQLELEQIVSDHLKRINAFLERGAHYSKVPYTDKNYELTASIIIPVNNRPEFIGSAIESILVQTIQDIEIIVVVNGGDSDPTIPAVKDYIKGGSKFDAAKPEVRLVVLDINNIGLCLNAGLQRARGKYYVQLDSDDQLIEDAVEKIAAVYQTDDTIAMVIGSYEVWEKDMETGSLSRMDSIPVVTHDEWTEENGRNNLLRINGAGAPRSFYIETARDLGLLDMNTSAFARNYGEDYDFVSRMSEHHRIGRVWDPVYKVIRHGGGTDHNIDRATVDRNNNAKDEMRREAIYRRQIMNEVNHG from the coding sequence TTGAATATACTGGTAATCAGTGGGGACAAATCTCACAGTTACAAGAACTATACAAATTTCTTTCCTGAATCAACCATAGATGTACTTGATCAATCAGAACTGACCGCGAAAATATTAAGCGATCAGATTCTCAGCTATACAAGTGGAACCTTGCTGCTTATCGATGCCCGTTCTCAAAAAATTGAGTTTAAAAAGAGCGCAGCTGAATTGTATGAAATGGTTGCAGAGACCTCTGAAGATTGGTCGCTTATCTATGCTGATTACGAAGTCGATGATAAGGGTGTTCTCAGTGATGAGCACTTGCTTGAACATCATATTGGTCGAGTCAGGGACAATACGGACTATGGGAAAGTATGGGTCATCGATGTAGAGAAGGCCCGGGAAGCCCTACCACTGGCCGGTACTACCAAACAACACTTCCTATATGAGTTGAGACTGCGTTTGAGTGAGGTTGGAGAATTTGTGCATATTGCAAACCGCTATGCCGGTTCCCCTTACCGAATCTATCAAGCTGTTGGTGATCAGAATGTCTTTGACTATCTCCTGGCCAGTAAAGAGTCACAACTGGAACTGGAACAAATTGTCAGTGATCACCTGAAACGCATCAACGCTTTTCTGGAACGGGGTGCGCATTATTCAAAAGTACCCTACACCGACAAAAACTATGAACTGACTGCCAGTATTATCATTCCAGTGAATAACCGACCTGAATTTATTGGTTCGGCTATCGAATCAATTCTGGTTCAAACCATCCAGGATATTGAGATCATTGTCGTGGTGAATGGCGGTGATTCAGATCCGACCATTCCTGCAGTTAAAGACTATATAAAAGGCGGCTCAAAATTCGATGCTGCCAAACCGGAAGTGAGACTGGTTGTGCTGGATATCAATAATATTGGTCTCTGCCTTAATGCAGGACTGCAACGAGCCAGAGGCAAGTATTACGTCCAGTTGGATTCAGATGACCAGCTTATTGAAGATGCGGTTGAAAAGATCGCCGCTGTCTACCAGACCGATGATACCATTGCCATGGTTATTGGGTCGTATGAGGTTTGGGAAAAAGATATGGAGACTGGATCACTAAGTCGCATGGATTCTATCCCCGTGGTTACCCATGATGAATGGACCGAGGAAAATGGTCGCAACAACCTGCTACGGATCAACGGCGCTGGCGCTCCCCGATCATTTTATATTGAAACTGCCAGAGATCTGGGACTCCTTGATATGAATACTTCAGCTTTTGCCAGAAACTATGGCGAAGACTATGATTTTGTATCACGTATGAGCGAACATCATCGGATCGGTCGGGTTTGGGATCCTGTCTACAAAGTCATTCGTCATGGTGGCGGAAC